Proteins from one Coffea arabica cultivar ET-39 chromosome 8c, Coffea Arabica ET-39 HiFi, whole genome shotgun sequence genomic window:
- the LOC113706189 gene encoding uncharacterized protein: MHMHKAKVDEDKEVGNGAITSWDTPLEAQVEEVCRKVKAIPELQNGYNIVGQSQGNLVGRGLVELCDDAPPVINFISLGGPHAGVAFIPNCSQFDALCNHYAALLGRGVYTNYVQAHVAPSGYTKLPYDYLVYLAKCSFLPKLNNELLQKNATYKQRITNLKNLVLIMFQEDGVVKPKESSLFGYYADGIPGPVLPLQQTRLYTEDWIGLRTLDETGRLKLISVPGVHLLISLSDTMRYVVPYLKDDAPVKP, encoded by the exons ATGCATATGCACAAGGCAAAAGTTGACGAGGACAA AGAAGTTGGAAATGGAGCAATAACATCCTGGGACACTCCCTTGGAGGCACAG gtcGAAGAAGTTTGTAGAAAGGTGAAGGCAATACCTGAGCTCCAAAATGGCTATAACATTGTTGGTCAATCCCAG GGTAACTTGGTTGGCCGAGGTCTAGTTGAGTTATGTGACGATGCACCACCT GTAATAAATTTTATATCATTAGGAGGGCCTCATGCTGGTGTTGCATTTATTCCTAATTGCTCTCAA TTTGATGCCCTCTGCAATCATTATGCTGCATTGCTTGGCCGGGGAGTATATACAAACTATGTTCAA GCTCATGTTGCCCCAAGTGGCTATACCAAGCTACCATAT GATTATTTGGTATATCTAGCGAAGTGCAGTTTTCTTCCAAAGCTTAACAATGAACTCCTgcaaaaaaatgcaacctacAAGCAAAGGATAACTAACTTAAAGAACCTTGTGCTTATCATG TTTCAAGAAGACGGTGTTGTGAAGCCAAAAGAAAGCTCCTTATTTGGATACTACGCGGATGGGATTCCCGGACCAGTTCTGCCCCTACAGCAG ACTCGGCTTTACACGGAGGATTGGATCGGTTTGAGAACTCTGGATGAAACAGGAAGGCTCAAGCTGATTAGTGTGCCCGGAGTTCACCTTCTGATCTCCCTGTCCGATACAATGCGATATGTCGTTCCATACTTGAAAGATGACGCGCCTGTCAAGCCGTAA
- the LOC140013586 gene encoding BAG family molecular chaperone regulator 8, chloroplastic-like has product MTYRNWEQPPALALSSKGFVAIGAYVIKQTSFVGNSWELQMSLYTLRSKTLRQLKDLASIKSTVNTLKSSVSKNPHLDPQLLFRKTLGLLFKLDSIQGGDPMIRGGKKSISRELTGFLDLIDGVTVKKSEISAKLVTKNAPRKCGVLHNEHKSGTFACRNLEKNKRLEDLVGRIDALSTKVPIGHNAEDEEDLEIPGISRNRTARSGHPSDGLGAKVNKSVSFVENGKVYRIHRKGFEPVSVGDCDSSGDESYSLGAEGELKDDIPRKAEEVGGIL; this is encoded by the exons ATGACTTACCGCAACTGGGAGCAGCCTCCTGCACTAGCTCTGTCTT CCAAGGGGTTTGTCGCTATAGGAGCTTACGTTATCAAACAAACATCATTTGTAGGAAATTCATGGGAACTGCAGATGTCTCTGTACACACTCAG ATCAAAAACCCTCCGGCAACTCAAGGACCTTGCTTCCATCAAGTCAACTGTCAACACTCTCAAATCTTCCGTCTCAAAGAATCCTCACTTAGATCCTCAACTTCTGTTTCGCAAAACCTTAGGATTGTTGTTCAAACTCGATTCCATTCAG GGTGGCGATCCAATGATTAGAGGTGGTAAAAAATCAATTAGCCGAGAATTAACTGGCTTCTTGGATTTAATTGATGGGGTTACCGTGAAAAAGTCTGAGATATCAGCTAAACTAGTTACAAAGAATGCCCCTAGGAAATGTGGGGTTTTGCATAATGAGCATAAAAGTGGCACCTTTGCTTGTCGTAATTTGGAGAAGAATAAGAGATTGGAGGATTTAGTTGGCCGGATTGATGCATTGTCTACTAAAGTTCCTATTGGTCATAACGCGGAAGATGAGGAGGATCTTGAAATCCCTGGCATTTCACGGAACAGAACTGCCCGTTCAGGCCACCCAAGTGATGGATTAGGAGCTAAAGTGAATAAGAGCGTGAGCTTTGTGGAGAATGGTAAGGTGTACAGGATTCACAGAAAAGGGTTTGAACCAGTTTCAGTTGGGGACTGTGATAGTAGTGGTGATGAAAGTTATTCACTTGGTGCTGAGGGTGAATTGAAGGATGACATTCCAAGAAAGGCTGAAGAAGTTGGGGGGATTTTGTAG